In Camarhynchus parvulus chromosome Z, STF_HiC, whole genome shotgun sequence, a genomic segment contains:
- the MED18 gene encoding mediator of RNA polymerase II transcription subunit 18, protein MEAPPVTMMPVTGGTINMMEYLLQGSVLDQSLESLLHRLRGLCDNMEPETFLDHEMVFLLKGQQASPFVLRARRSMDKSGMPWHLRYLGQPEIGDKNRHALVRNCVDIATSDNLTDFLVEMGFRMDHEFVAKGHVFRKGIMKIVVYKIFRILMPGNTESIEPLSLSYLVELNVVAPAGQDIVSDDMRNFAEQLKPLVHLEKIDPKRLM, encoded by the exons ATGGAGGCGCCGCCGGTGACCATGATGCCCGTCACGGGCGGCACCATCAACATGATGGAGTACCTGCTCCAAG GGAGCGTGCTGGACCAGAGCCTGGAGAGCCTCCTGCACCGCCTGCGCGGGCTGTGCGACAACATGGAGCCCGAGACCTTCCTGGACCACGAGATGGTGTTCCTGCTGAAGGGGCAGCAGGCCAGCCCCTTCGTGCTGCGCGCCCGGCGCTCCATGGACAAGAGCGGGATGCCCTGGCACCTGCGCTACCTGGGACAGCCCGAAATCGGCGACAAGAACCGCCACGCGCTGGTGCGCAACTGCGTGGACATCGCCACGTCCGACAACCTGACGGATTTCCTGGTAGAGATGGGCTTCCGCATGGACCACGAGTTCGTGGCCAAAGGGCACGTGTTCCGCAAGGGCATAATGAAAATCGTGGTGTACAAGATCTTCCGCATACTGATGCCAGGAAACACGGAGAGCATTGAGCCGCTCTCCCTCTCCTACTTGGTGGAGCTCAATGTAGTCGcgccagcagggcaggacattGTTTCTGATGACATGAGGAACTTTGCTGAGCAGCTGAAGCCTCTAGTACACCTGGAGAAAATTGACCCCAAAAGACTGATGTGA